Proteins encoded in a region of the Paenibacillus sp. E222 genome:
- a CDS encoding M20 family metallo-hydrolase, whose product MQTTTGKIINQLRLDDRIEQLSRIGRIVETGVCRLALTPEDMEGIIQVRLWMEEAGLVTRLDPFGNLIGRLEGTDSSLPILMIGSHIDSQPYGGRYDGAIGVLGALEAVQCLMEQGIRPRMPIEVIAFCDEEGSRFNKGLFGSRGITGQLEEGELEREDKNGVTRREALEALEAFGCEPEQFTEAIYPAGSIGSYLELHIEQGPVLESLAAPVGLVTGISGPLWLTVTMKGMAGHAGSVPMGMRHDALVGSAKVIAAFDDMVREEPEAPTVGTVGSLRVFPDSRNIIAEQVSFTVDLRDMEMERRNRLEGRLMSLLDDVSSQYGLTYSLTEDTNSEPRYCAERIKNAIRSSAEEIGLPLPELMSGPFHDALALSYVCDYGMIFVRSKDGVSHHPSEYSSPEDIALGTEVLYRTIRQMCSPEIGE is encoded by the coding sequence ATGCAGACCACCACCGGCAAAATTATTAATCAGCTGCGTCTGGATGATCGAATTGAACAGCTGTCCCGTATTGGCCGAATAGTGGAGACGGGTGTCTGTCGACTAGCCTTAACTCCGGAAGATATGGAGGGCATTATCCAGGTTCGTCTATGGATGGAAGAGGCCGGACTTGTGACTCGGCTTGATCCGTTTGGCAATCTGATTGGACGTCTTGAGGGTACAGATTCGTCCCTGCCGATCCTCATGATCGGTTCGCATATCGATTCCCAGCCGTATGGCGGTCGGTATGATGGGGCCATCGGCGTCCTTGGCGCGCTGGAAGCTGTGCAGTGTCTGATGGAACAAGGCATTCGCCCAAGGATGCCGATTGAAGTCATTGCTTTTTGTGATGAAGAGGGGTCGCGTTTCAATAAAGGATTATTTGGCTCACGTGGCATAACGGGACAGCTGGAAGAGGGAGAATTGGAGCGGGAGGACAAAAATGGGGTGACCCGACGAGAGGCATTGGAGGCCTTGGAGGCCTTTGGGTGTGAACCAGAACAATTTACAGAAGCGATCTATCCGGCAGGTTCCATCGGCAGTTATCTGGAGCTGCATATTGAGCAAGGACCTGTTCTCGAATCGCTGGCCGCTCCGGTAGGTCTGGTGACTGGCATCTCGGGCCCGCTGTGGCTCACGGTGACCATGAAAGGCATGGCAGGGCATGCCGGGTCTGTACCGATGGGGATGCGTCATGATGCGCTGGTGGGCAGCGCCAAGGTCATTGCGGCTTTTGACGATATGGTCAGAGAAGAACCGGAAGCTCCGACAGTAGGGACCGTGGGGAGCCTCCGTGTCTTCCCGGACTCACGCAACATCATTGCTGAGCAGGTCAGCTTTACGGTTGATTTGCGAGATATGGAGATGGAGCGCAGAAATCGGCTTGAAGGAAGGTTAATGAGCCTCTTGGATGACGTCAGCTCGCAATACGGCCTGACCTACTCCTTGACCGAAGATACCAACAGCGAGCCGCGATATTGTGCAGAACGGATCAAGAATGCCATTCGCTCGTCTGCCGAAGAGATCGGCCTGCCTTTACCGGAATTGATGAGTGGACCGTTCCATGATGCGTTGGCCCTTTCTTACGTGTGTGACTATGGCATGATCTTTGTTCGCAGCAAGGATGGGGTCAGCCATCATCCAAGTGAGTATTCTTCGCCCGAGGACATTGCTCTCGGTACAGAAGTGCTGTACCGCACGATCAGGCAGATGTGCAGCCCGGAAATTGGCGAATAA
- a CDS encoding nitrilase-related carbon-nitrogen hydrolase, with product MGKISIGMIQASHEVEGSAPVEVHKEAAIQKHMALVREAAARGAQIIGLQEVFYGPYFCTEQSPKWYASAEQVPEGPTTRRFQELAKELGVVIILPVYEVEGIASYYNTAAVIDADGSYLGKYRKHHIPHVEAGEGTNGFWEKYYFRPGNLGYPVFDTAYARVGVYICYDRHFPEGARLLGLAGAEIVFNPSATVAGTSEYLWKLEQPAHAVANGYYVAAINRVGVESPWNMGEFYGQSYLVDPRGRMVAIGSRDQDEVIIGEMDTELIREVRNVWQFYRDRRPETYEHLVNL from the coding sequence ATGGGTAAAATCAGCATCGGGATGATTCAAGCCTCTCACGAGGTGGAGGGCTCGGCCCCAGTTGAAGTGCATAAGGAGGCCGCCATTCAGAAACACATGGCGCTGGTGCGTGAAGCGGCTGCTCGGGGAGCACAGATTATTGGGTTGCAGGAAGTGTTCTACGGACCTTACTTCTGCACAGAGCAGAGCCCCAAGTGGTATGCATCTGCCGAGCAGGTGCCGGAAGGACCGACGACCAGGCGTTTTCAGGAGCTTGCGAAGGAGCTTGGGGTGGTAATCATTTTGCCTGTATACGAGGTGGAAGGAATTGCTTCGTATTACAATACGGCTGCTGTTATTGATGCGGACGGCTCCTACCTGGGAAAATACCGCAAACATCATATTCCGCATGTAGAAGCGGGCGAAGGCACGAATGGGTTCTGGGAAAAATATTATTTCAGGCCCGGCAACCTGGGGTACCCGGTATTTGATACAGCCTACGCCAGAGTGGGCGTGTATATCTGTTATGATCGTCATTTTCCGGAAGGAGCAAGGCTGCTCGGGCTTGCGGGTGCGGAGATTGTATTCAACCCTTCCGCAACGGTAGCCGGAACATCGGAATATTTGTGGAAGCTGGAGCAGCCTGCCCATGCGGTGGCTAACGGCTATTATGTGGCTGCCATCAACCGAGTGGGCGTAGAATCGCCATGGAATATGGGTGAATTTTATGGTCAGTCGTATCTGGTGGACCCGCGAGGCAGGATGGTGGCCATAGGCAGCAGGGATCAGGATGAGGTCATCATTGGCGAGATGGATACGGAGTTGATTCGGGAAGTACGCAATGTATGGCAATTTTACCGGGATCGACGGCCCGAGACCTACGAACATCTCGTTAACTTGTAG
- a CDS encoding NAD(P)-dependent oxidoreductase, with translation MNSTGATLSDYGWESRFTEMKPAMTGKEAMEESNRCLYCYDAPCIKACPTDINIPSFIKKISTGHLKGSARTIMEANPVGASCARVCPTEELCEGACVLNESSKPIRIGDLQRYATDWARTKNEPLFKAAPANGRTVAIVGAGPAGLSAARELGRAGYEVTIYEAKAKGGGLNTYGIVSFRLPESVALWEVEQVQALGVQIRYGVRIGVDVSAEELLEQHEAVILACGMGAVPMLGIEGETLEGVYDAIELVESTKQGVPPALNGLKVAIIGAGNTAVDAATCSVRLGAERVQMLYRRGESQMTAYAFEYTFAKQEGVEFRWFTMPKRIIGDENGRVQAIECVKMKLVTPPGGGRALPVPIEGSEFMLECDTVVRAIGQNRLLPLIEAFGLHHHWGVVEVEPQTYRTSHPQIYAAGDVIFGQGQGEAMVVSAAQQGKLAAASVMKVLPGQVEETA, from the coding sequence ATGAACAGCACAGGAGCAACGTTGTCCGATTACGGATGGGAGAGCCGTTTTACCGAAATGAAGCCTGCAATGACGGGCAAGGAAGCGATGGAGGAATCGAACCGCTGTCTGTACTGTTATGATGCACCCTGTATCAAGGCATGTCCAACCGACATCAATATTCCTTCGTTTATCAAAAAAATATCGACAGGTCACCTCAAAGGCTCGGCGCGGACCATTATGGAAGCCAACCCGGTGGGAGCAAGTTGTGCGCGGGTGTGCCCGACAGAGGAACTGTGTGAAGGCGCTTGTGTACTGAACGAGTCATCCAAACCGATTCGGATTGGTGATTTGCAGAGATATGCAACAGACTGGGCACGGACGAAGAATGAACCGTTATTCAAGGCAGCGCCTGCCAACGGAAGAACTGTTGCGATTGTAGGAGCAGGGCCTGCGGGATTGTCTGCGGCCAGAGAGTTGGGGCGTGCAGGGTACGAGGTGACGATCTATGAAGCCAAAGCGAAAGGCGGAGGGCTGAACACGTATGGTATCGTGTCCTTTCGCCTGCCGGAATCCGTAGCTTTATGGGAAGTCGAACAGGTGCAAGCACTGGGTGTGCAGATTCGGTATGGTGTGCGTATCGGGGTGGATGTGTCCGCTGAAGAGTTATTGGAGCAGCACGAAGCCGTTATTCTGGCTTGCGGAATGGGCGCTGTTCCGATGCTTGGCATTGAAGGAGAGACGCTGGAGGGCGTCTATGATGCCATTGAGCTGGTGGAATCCACGAAGCAGGGGGTGCCTCCGGCGCTGAACGGTCTCAAGGTTGCCATTATTGGTGCGGGCAATACGGCAGTGGATGCAGCAACCTGTTCGGTGCGTTTGGGGGCCGAGCGTGTGCAGATGCTTTATCGACGTGGGGAGAGCCAGATGACGGCTTATGCCTTTGAATATACATTTGCGAAGCAGGAAGGTGTTGAATTCCGCTGGTTTACCATGCCGAAGCGCATTATTGGAGACGAGAATGGGCGAGTTCAGGCGATAGAATGTGTGAAAATGAAGCTGGTTACTCCACCTGGAGGTGGTCGGGCACTGCCTGTGCCGATAGAGGGATCGGAGTTCATGCTTGAATGTGACACTGTTGTTCGAGCCATTGGACAGAACCGTTTGCTGCCATTAATTGAGGCATTTGGCCTGCATCATCACTGGGGTGTTGTTGAAGTGGAACCACAGACGTACCGTACGTCCCATCCACAGATCTATGCGGCAGGTGATGTGATCTTCGGACAGGGGCAGGGTGAAGCGATGGTGGTCTCCGCAGCACAGCAGGGCAAGTTGGCGGCTGCATCGGTGATGAAGGTGTTGCCCGGACAGGTGGAAGAGACGGCGTGA
- the preA gene encoding NAD-dependent dihydropyrimidine dehydrogenase subunit PreA gives MADLSINLAGIRSPNPFWLASAPPTNTGYQVQRAFEAGWGGAVWKTLGEPIINTSSRFAAVHFGGQRVAGFNNIELISDRPLEVNLREIAETKRRFPNRAVVASLMVEPKREKWHEIVKKVEAVGVDGLELNFGCPHGMAERGMGAASGQQPDLVELQTMWVKEVATTPVIVKLTPNITDITATARAAVRGGADAISLINTINSLAGVDLDSWNTVPHVGGKGAHGGYCGPAVKPIALNMVAECARNPAVGVPISGIGGISDWRDTAEFLLMGATGVQVCTAAMHHGFRIVEDMIDGLNDYLDEKGLGSVSELIGQTVPRYSDWGNLDLNYKVVARINRDVCINCNKCHIACEDTSHQCIDMLSDPSGSYLEVVEEDCVGCNLCSIVCPVDGAIEMVEIAHEQEPLTWNDRQSAIALLQSARDQSTKEAIS, from the coding sequence ATGGCTGACTTATCCATTAATCTGGCAGGTATTCGATCGCCCAATCCATTCTGGCTGGCCTCGGCGCCGCCTACGAATACCGGATATCAGGTTCAGCGCGCCTTTGAAGCAGGCTGGGGTGGTGCCGTCTGGAAGACGTTGGGCGAGCCAATCATTAACACCTCTTCGCGATTTGCAGCCGTTCATTTTGGCGGACAGCGCGTCGCTGGTTTTAACAACATTGAGTTAATATCCGACCGTCCACTAGAGGTGAATCTGCGTGAAATTGCCGAGACCAAGAGGCGTTTCCCGAATCGGGCAGTGGTTGCTTCTCTCATGGTAGAACCGAAACGGGAGAAGTGGCATGAGATTGTGAAGAAAGTCGAAGCTGTCGGCGTAGACGGGCTGGAACTGAACTTTGGTTGTCCGCACGGCATGGCTGAGCGTGGCATGGGGGCAGCGTCTGGTCAGCAACCGGATCTGGTTGAATTACAGACGATGTGGGTGAAGGAAGTGGCGACCACACCTGTCATTGTGAAGCTAACGCCCAATATCACCGATATTACGGCAACTGCCCGGGCGGCCGTGCGCGGCGGTGCGGATGCGATTTCCCTGATTAATACGATCAATTCCCTGGCGGGTGTGGATCTCGATTCCTGGAATACTGTGCCTCATGTAGGTGGCAAAGGGGCTCATGGCGGCTACTGCGGTCCGGCTGTGAAGCCGATTGCCCTGAACATGGTTGCCGAGTGCGCGCGCAATCCGGCAGTTGGAGTACCCATCTCCGGCATCGGCGGCATATCCGATTGGCGGGATACTGCAGAGTTTTTACTTATGGGTGCGACGGGGGTTCAGGTATGCACCGCAGCCATGCATCATGGCTTTCGTATCGTGGAGGACATGATCGATGGCTTGAACGACTATCTGGATGAGAAAGGTCTGGGAAGTGTATCTGAATTGATTGGTCAGACGGTTCCGCGTTATTCGGATTGGGGCAATCTCGATCTGAATTACAAAGTGGTAGCCCGTATCAACCGTGATGTCTGCATCAATTGCAACAAATGCCATATCGCCTGCGAGGACACCTCACATCAATGTATTGATATGTTGTCTGACCCCTCTGGCTCGTATCTTGAGGTTGTTGAGGAAGATTGCGTCGGATGTAACCTGTGCTCGATTGTCTGTCCGGTGGACGGCGCAATTGAGATGGTAGAGATCGCACATGAACAGGAACCGTTAACCTGGAATGACCGTCAGTCTGCGATTGCCCTGCTGCAATCGGCCAGAGATCAATCCACCAAGGAGGCGATATCATGA
- the hydA gene encoding dihydropyrimidinase, which yields MSTRKLIRNGMLVTASDTFEADICIENGKIVQIGMGLVPDERTEVVDASGCYVIPGGIDPHTHLDMPFGGTVTADDFATGTAAAAFGGTTTVIDFCLTQKGRPLLESLQEWHAKAEGKAAIDYGFHLMIGEMNDQVLEELPQIIEEEGVSSFKVFMAYKNQFQADDGILFQTLQKAKEYGALVMVHAENGDVIDLLVRQALADGRTEPIHHALTRPSILEGEATGRAARLAALADSQLYVVHVTCAEAVEQIARMRDMGYRIWGETCPQYLTLDQSKMDQPDFEGAKYVWSPPLREAPHQEVLWNALKNGQLQTIGSDHCSFNFKGQKDLGRDDFSKIPNGGPVIEDRLSILYSEGVMKGRISLNQWVDLCSTRASKLFGLFPQKGTLAVGTDADIVIFDPSISRVISAATHHMNVDYSAFEGMPIQGCPVTVLCRGEYVIRDRQFAGVAGAGRYVKRDKYDAGAPLPVRQPVTAVNGG from the coding sequence ATGAGTACCCGCAAATTGATTCGTAATGGAATGTTGGTCACGGCGTCGGATACGTTTGAAGCGGATATCTGCATTGAAAATGGAAAGATCGTGCAGATTGGCATGGGACTTGTGCCGGATGAACGAACGGAGGTTGTGGATGCGTCCGGCTGTTATGTTATTCCTGGCGGGATAGATCCGCATACTCATCTGGATATGCCGTTCGGCGGAACGGTGACGGCGGATGATTTTGCAACAGGAACCGCAGCTGCTGCCTTCGGCGGCACAACGACGGTCATTGATTTCTGTTTGACGCAAAAAGGCCGACCTTTGCTGGAATCCCTTCAGGAATGGCATGCCAAAGCCGAGGGCAAAGCCGCCATTGATTACGGGTTTCATTTGATGATTGGCGAGATGAATGATCAGGTGCTGGAGGAACTGCCACAGATCATTGAAGAAGAGGGTGTGTCTTCCTTCAAGGTGTTCATGGCGTACAAAAACCAGTTCCAGGCCGATGACGGCATTCTCTTTCAGACGCTGCAAAAGGCCAAAGAGTACGGCGCACTCGTCATGGTACACGCCGAGAACGGCGATGTTATTGATCTGCTGGTCCGGCAGGCGCTGGCGGATGGGAGAACCGAGCCGATCCACCATGCGCTTACCCGACCATCCATTCTGGAGGGTGAGGCTACAGGACGTGCGGCCCGATTGGCAGCACTTGCCGATTCACAGCTCTATGTGGTGCATGTTACTTGTGCGGAAGCCGTGGAGCAGATTGCGCGTATGCGAGACATGGGCTACCGAATCTGGGGCGAGACCTGCCCGCAGTACTTAACCCTGGATCAATCCAAGATGGATCAACCGGATTTTGAAGGTGCGAAGTATGTCTGGTCCCCACCGCTGCGTGAAGCCCCTCATCAGGAAGTGCTGTGGAATGCACTCAAGAACGGTCAATTGCAGACCATTGGCTCGGATCATTGTTCATTTAACTTCAAGGGACAGAAGGATCTGGGACGGGATGATTTCAGCAAAATTCCCAATGGCGGGCCTGTCATTGAAGATCGGCTCAGCATTTTATATTCCGAAGGGGTAATGAAGGGGCGGATTTCGCTTAATCAGTGGGTGGATTTATGCTCTACACGGGCAAGCAAGCTATTTGGGTTATTTCCGCAGAAAGGAACCCTTGCTGTGGGGACAGATGCGGATATCGTTATTTTTGACCCATCGATCTCAAGGGTGATCTCGGCAGCTACCCACCATATGAATGTGGACTATAGCGCCTTTGAAGGCATGCCAATTCAGGGATGTCCGGTGACGGTGTTATGCCGCGGGGAATATGTGATTCGGGACCGGCAGTTTGCCGGAGTGGCAGGCGCGGGCCGTTATGTGAAGCGTGACAAATATGATGCCGGTGCACCATTACCTGTGAGACAGCCAGTGACGGCAGTGAATGGAGGGTGA
- a CDS encoding PucR family transcriptional regulator, which produces MGETTLHIQMRDMLKRPVFRKAEVLASERALERYVRWVHIMEVTEVGNLLNGGELVLTTGIGWQDDEKQGLSFLRQLIARGAAGLCIELGAHTKSQLGPMKELAAEEDFPLIWFHEQVRYIDITQDLHFALIRSHQRMLAELDSLTTSFNQLLLNGDGVQPLLRLLSRTTGYPVALYPLDGEASAVPYCPPAQLEIRRQEWLTRRGHSADGDHLGDHSVQRNHSVHSLDALTLPVQALDYVFADLVLMLNRLPDHDQDLHNRPSDEFIIQALERCAAAIAQDWMRTKYMEEKRRYKEDMWVIDWLNGHHSAKEIHEYVSAANAQLASGKGTVILFDSHPSYTDSLKLQKLLIQRNIVARSVFSREGFALYSTVLNHQIILIILDPLPGSQRKSSLWRCIEQLQQHEQEQTHRLFSGLFGIGHSCADLSRLKDSLEAAKDTLRIQKDIGVMQQPFYSNLHCYRIIASMKQSGSLDDFIEEYLGPVIRYDAEKGGQLLRTLKQYFILCCSKQETATALFIVRQTLYHRLHKIETLLGDDYTLPEKRVAIELAIYAYEYVHGPLA; this is translated from the coding sequence GTGGGGGAAACGACGCTGCATATTCAGATGAGAGACATGCTGAAACGTCCAGTGTTCCGCAAGGCTGAGGTGCTCGCCAGTGAACGGGCCTTGGAGCGATACGTGCGCTGGGTGCACATCATGGAGGTTACCGAAGTAGGCAATTTGCTAAATGGCGGGGAACTGGTGCTGACGACCGGCATTGGCTGGCAGGATGATGAGAAACAGGGGCTGTCTTTCCTGCGGCAGTTGATTGCTCGCGGAGCTGCGGGACTCTGTATCGAACTGGGGGCTCACACCAAGTCCCAGCTTGGACCCATGAAGGAACTTGCAGCAGAAGAGGATTTCCCACTGATTTGGTTCCACGAACAAGTGCGTTATATCGATATTACACAGGACCTGCATTTCGCCCTGATTCGCAGCCACCAGCGTATGCTTGCCGAGCTCGACAGCCTCACCACCTCGTTCAACCAACTTCTTTTGAATGGAGACGGTGTACAACCACTGCTCCGACTATTGTCTCGCACAACGGGTTACCCTGTAGCGTTATATCCACTGGATGGGGAAGCAAGTGCCGTTCCCTACTGCCCTCCAGCCCAATTGGAGATTCGTCGGCAGGAGTGGTTGACACGTCGTGGTCATTCGGCCGATGGAGATCATTTGGGAGATCATTCTGTGCAGAGGAATCACTCGGTGCATTCACTGGATGCACTCACCCTGCCTGTTCAGGCGCTTGATTATGTATTTGCCGATCTGGTGCTGATGCTCAACAGGCTACCGGATCACGATCAGGATCTGCATAACAGACCCTCTGATGAGTTCATCATTCAGGCACTGGAACGTTGTGCAGCCGCCATTGCTCAGGACTGGATGCGCACCAAATACATGGAGGAAAAACGACGCTATAAGGAAGATATGTGGGTCATTGACTGGCTTAACGGGCATCATTCTGCGAAAGAAATTCATGAATATGTATCTGCTGCCAACGCCCAGCTTGCTTCTGGAAAAGGTACCGTCATTTTGTTCGATAGCCATCCCAGCTACACAGACAGTCTCAAGTTACAAAAGTTATTGATTCAACGCAATATTGTTGCCCGTTCCGTGTTCTCGCGGGAAGGATTTGCCCTGTACAGCACGGTTTTAAACCACCAGATCATTCTGATTATCCTTGACCCTTTGCCTGGATCGCAGCGTAAAAGCAGTCTTTGGCGGTGCATTGAACAATTGCAGCAGCATGAACAGGAACAGACCCATCGCCTCTTCTCGGGTCTGTTCGGCATCGGTCACAGCTGTGCTGATCTATCACGTCTGAAAGACAGCCTTGAGGCAGCCAAGGATACCCTGCGCATTCAGAAGGACATCGGGGTGATGCAGCAGCCCTTTTACAGCAATCTTCACTGCTATCGCATTATAGCCAGCATGAAGCAGAGCGGCAGTCTGGATGACTTCATTGAGGAATATCTCGGGCCGGTCATTCGTTATGATGCCGAAAAAGGCGGCCAGTTGTTGCGTACGCTTAAACAATATTTTATTCTGTGCTGCTCCAAGCAGGAGACGGCCACGGCTTTGTTTATCGTCCGACAGACGTTATATCACAGATTACACAAAATTGAGACACTCCTGGGTGATGACTATACCCTCCCCGAGAAACGCGTCGCCATCGAACTTGCCATCTATGCATATGAATACGTTCATGGGCCACTCGCGTGA